The DNA segment ATACAGTCTAACCCAAACTTGCGCATCAGTAGACTTCTCAGCATATGGAGCAAAATCAGGAACCCAATATTGTAAACGAAACGAACCAGGCTTAACATTCACAATTCCCTTTGAGAAAACAAAATTTCTAGCCTCCTGCGAGCCAAGCACCACATGAAAGAACCCGCACCCAATAGAGATAAGTTGCCAATTATCCTGAAACCCCCAAATTTTTGACAGAGCATCCTTAAGAGCTGCAACTTTCCAAGGGGAATCCCGCTTACTAAGCTGTAGAATTCGGAACCGAATCTACCTTGGCCAAAACCACCTGCACATAAGAAATTTGACCAACAAGAGGAGCAACAGAAGCTTTACCCCTTGAATTTCTAGGAATCGACGAAGAACACGCAATCCATCCAAAAGCAGGGGCATTGGGATTAAAAAGAACCCCAATCCCTAAAAAACACCCCAATCCCTAAAAAACACCCCAATCCCTAAAAAACTATCCAGATAATCCAAAGAATGCACTCTAGATGCCATCACAACAGAAATACAGAAAACTAACCTCAATTGAATCCGCAGTCGCAAAACGCCAATTGCAACGCCAGAATGCCAGAACGCCAAACACACGGCAACCGAACTAGCAAACCAAAGAGCCGAGGAGCAAAAATCAAATCAGCAAACATGACCTAACTAAAAGCCATCGGAACAACGAACAACAATCTCGACGTTGAGTTAATCAGTCGATTGGATTGGAACAGAACAACATCCGAAAAGTGACAGAGGCGGCGACGGTGTGGAGCAGATAATCCATGGAAACCACCGTCAATCGTAATCACAAGCCACTCTGCAACTGCTCCCGGTAAATAGCTTGAATCCGACCCACCTAGATGCCCCACAACAACCTTCCACAGTCATCGAACCACCGCACGCAGCACTGACCCAACTGGAGGCCGATCAATAGAATCAGCGATCCCGTAATCCCAAACGCAAACAGGAGGAATCAGACCAGTAACACAAACCCTCCCACACCACTCAACTCCCACGGTGGCCGGAGAAACGAACAACACTCCTACAGAGTAACCTAGGCGAACGCGGTGCTGGAGAGACTCCGCAAGAGTTTCATCGCGTATTCCTCCAATCAGGTTATTGTTCGTTTGATATCgttatttttttctatatacAACAAATAAAGTATGCCTttacatttaattaaaaaatttaaacctcaattctaaatactaaactctaaacaatatatattaaacctctaatttataaactccaatctttgaaaataatgattttattagtttgatatatttcaaaattataacttaGCATAGTTGTATATAGTTTTTAAAAAGTGATGCCGAGTTTTTAAAAATTTcccttattttttaaataaaaaatcagaGTCATTTAGATCACGGATTAATTAAGGTTGCATTTTTAAAAACTAAACATGGCACAAATCCGAAGCTTGTCTGCTTACCAATTTAATTCCATAAATTTTTacagaaaatgaaatgatttcaCTAACTCTTATCATCTCGTGAACTCATATTCAtctctttttttctttgttctgttttttttttttttttctttcatgaGTGACGTTAATTTGAAGGAAGGCGAGCCTTAACGCAACGGTAaatgttgttgtcgtgtgaccaagagatcacgggttcgagtcttaggagtggtcttttgccaaataaattgacaggggaaggcttgcccccagtacacccttgtggtgggacccctctccGAACCCTTGCTCAGCAGGGACGTATAGTGCGACCGGACCGCCCTTTTTAGTCACGTTAATTTGAAGATTGTAATTGAGAAGCACATATCTAAGCCCCCTCATTGGAAGagcaaaatgataaaattttaagttTCATCAGGAGCCTATGAAGGTttgattaaaataataataaaaacagaTTCCATAAATCAAGCTATGTAATATAGGTAATTGAAATGGATATATATTATACTTCAATTTTTACTCCTTATAGAATCCTACAGGAAGCAGCCTTAACGTGCATGCCACGTTCTACCTAGATGAATATTATtcttgtttttctctttttctaatTTCTATTTACATGTgttaaactaaaaatatatatttatataaagtgAGTATATTTTAAAGTGGAATAATATTTCTGAATATGTTGGCCGCCAAACATAGTTACAGACAATAACAATTCTACCACTTTAACATAGTAGAGTTAAGTGTCAAATTAGAATCATTTGAGTTGTTGGGTAAGATTTTAAATTAGTTGGACTATTTTAGCATGTGTAGTTGATATTTTATCATCAAATGGGAATGGAAGGATTTAAATTGGCTTTAgagctcttttttttttcatcaaaGGTTGGGACGATGTTAAAGTCAGGTttcagacatcccaactagattGGCACCTCAAATCTTGAATCAATGAAAtccaaatatattaataaaaaaataaaaaggttcaATTACAAGGAGagaatagtaaaaataaaaaataacgtAAATGTGCAATATTGCAAAggtcattaaaaataaaaggcatGCAGAAATCAGGGGCAGATGGCAACCATGTCGGGTGTCGAGTGAGGAGACCCCGAAGCGTGCGAGAGAATCAGCCGCACGGTTACCCTATCAAGACTTCCATAGAGGCGCATCATGCTAAACAACGGAGCTAATCTTGCCGAAGAGCTTAAGGAACTTTTTCCGATCGTTGCCGAAGGAGTTGCACAACCATTGCCGAAACATAAgcaaaaatacaagagagaactTAATGATCTTGTTGTTTCCTTAGAAAAAATTAACTATTTGTAAGAGATAGCGCCTTAGAGTTTTCATCAACATGAAAATATAAGCGACAACCTTTGAAAACAAGGAGAAGTTATGTCTtccataacaaaaaaaaattggtagaatTTTGTTTAACTATGACATACGTACTATGGGAGATAATAGAAATGAAAGAGAGTAAAGAATAAGTTAGACTACTAAATAGACATGTTTATGGACTCGTTGGTATGTGCAGTCCGACCATGGCTGGCCTTTATGGGTTGGATCTTGACATGCATATTTTATGTTTGGTTCGGTTCAATCCGCACATATAAAATGAGTTAGATTTGATATTTATCTCAAAAGTCTGAAGAAGTCCAACCCGATGTACACTTATATTttatcaatatatttttttcttctaaataattttttttgttgaaaaaaaaatactaatttaatatttgattttttttatagaaaatttgATATATTGACATTTCTACCAAAGTTGGGTGAGTGTCATTATttgttaaataataaaatagtatttttatatttacattGTGCATGCATTTTGAAAcctaaattgattttttttttttttggtattaaTGTTTTATTACATCCAAATTTTATACTAAGCAATCAGTTTAAACATTGTACATACATGCTCTTTTTGATATATatggtttaattttaattatattttactttaaaaaaaataaatatattaatcgGATGGGTGCAGACTGAACTTGGGAAATAGTAACCCGATAGTATATAATGTGTGTTGGATTGAGCTTGGACACGGTAATTATATCAAGTGCAACGACCCGAGCACGATCTGATCCAAcccattaatatatctaatgTCAAATGGTCGAGCTGTTTGTAGTAGAGCCAGTGGTGGCCACACCAAACGGAGAAGAGGAGGCCGGTATTGTTAAGCACTAGAAATTTGATTATATGCTTGACACACTATAAATTCTCGattctaaaatatatattgtaAACGAATGACGTAGTACACCGAACTATTAAAAATTCTGATTAAGTAACCTATATTGACTAGTTAGGAGCATTTATCTCAACAAATAATAGTGGACCACATTTTAATTTATGATAATCTTGTTTACATAAACTAGTAATCTTTTTTCCAAATCTGGTCCATAACAaaccacaaaaaaaaacaactacAAGAAGATAGCTAATAAGGAAAATGGAATAGATTAGTTATACAAGTAAACAAAGATGGCCATATGCATAATAACATAACACAACATCAATCAATGTCTCTCTTTCATTTTCACCCTTGACTCTTTATAATATTCCACTTTCTTACCTGTCAAATAATATTCTAATCAaactcctcctcctctctaaaaaaatttatatatataatgactaATTATCATCATTTCATCACCAACGATAATACCATGGAATATCGTGGATTCAATTTTATTCTGATTTTATCAGTTTTTCTGAGTTTCTCTTATACGACGTCGGCTCAGCTGAGACGAAATTATTATGCGAATACATGCCCAAATGTAGAGAACATTGTTAGAAATGCAGTTCAGAAGAAGTTTCAGCAGACTTTTGTTACTGTTCCGGCTACTGTTCGTCTCTTCTTCCATGACTGTTTTGTTCAGGTGattattatttgttaatttattgattaattcaTGTTTTGTTACTGAGAAAtacattaattaattgattaatttttataGGGATGTGATGCTTCGGTGATAGTTGCTTCGACTCCGAATAATAAAGCGGAGAAAGATCATTCTGATAATTTATCATTGGCCGGAGATGGATTCGACACCgtgattaaggctaaagccgcCGTGGACGCGGTTCCCGGTTGCAGAAATAAGGTGTCATGTGCTGATATTCTTGCTATGGCCACACGAGATGCTATTGCTCTGGTCAGTCTGCCattttctttttgtcttttatttatttttgttttttttcttttgttgaggTTGAATTAAATAAATGATGATATGGAAATAATTAAAATGGCAGTCAGGTGGACCTTCATATGGTGTTGAATTAGGAAGACTTGATGGATTAAGCTCAAAAGCTGGCAATGTTAATGGAAAATTGCCTCAGCCAAATTTTAATCTGAATCAGCTTAATTCTATGTTTGCTGCTCACGGGCTTTCCCAAGCTGACATGATTGCTCTCTCAGGTAAtcttaatctattttaattattatgtgtcACTTTATTATGTTACTTAGGCTAACCCAAACTTCAAATATTAATTACGTGATTTTTTCATGGATTAATTAGTTAATGATGATGCTCCACCAACACAATATGATatgatattatttatttaatatgtttgatttaataattgacATACTTTTCAGTTATCTTCTCTGATGGTCATGGGCAGGACTCATATAACTTTTGGAATTCATAATTTATTAGCAAAATGGGCGGCCTTAAACTAATACTTTTATGCCAAAATATATCGTAAAGAAAAGTTAATTTGacctttaaattttattttaaggaaagTTTCATTAAAATATCAGTTTAGACTATCAGATTTAATATGTTATAGATAACAGATTAGAAGCTTAATCCATAGA comes from the Euphorbia lathyris chromosome 5, ddEupLath1.1, whole genome shotgun sequence genome and includes:
- the LOC136231375 gene encoding peroxidase 51-like; the protein is MEYRGFNFILILSVFLSFSYTTSAQLRRNYYANTCPNVENIVRNAVQKKFQQTFVTVPATVRLFFHDCFVQGCDASVIVASTPNNKAEKDHSDNLSLAGDGFDTVIKAKAAVDAVPGCRNKVSCADILAMATRDAIALSGGPSYGVELGRLDGLSSKAGNVNGKLPQPNFNLNQLNSMFAAHGLSQADMIALSAAHTLGFSHCGKFANRIYNFSRQNSVDPTLDRTYAAQLKQMCPKNVDPRIAINMDPTSPTTFDNIYFQNLQQGKGLFTSDQVLFTDPRSRPTVNTWATNSPAFQKAFVQAITKLGRVGVKTGKSGNIRRDCGVLN